One Stenotrophomonas sp. SAU14A_NAIMI4_5 DNA segment encodes these proteins:
- a CDS encoding response regulator transcription factor, with product MTASTLGLLVDDDELYLRTLQRSLARKGLETQTAQDAASALALARQHPPAFALIDLKLGSDSGLALIQPLRALRADMRILLVTGYASIATAVEAIKLGADDYLPKPATVPMILRALGEEDDGPADDGEMEVPDAMTPISRLQWEHIQQAMHETGGNVSAAARLLGMHRRSLQRKLAKRPSPERDPSR from the coding sequence ATGACTGCCTCAACCCTCGGCCTGCTGGTCGACGACGACGAACTGTACCTGCGCACGCTGCAGCGCAGCCTGGCCCGCAAGGGGCTGGAGACGCAGACCGCGCAGGATGCCGCCAGCGCGCTGGCCCTGGCCCGCCAGCACCCGCCCGCGTTCGCCTTGATCGACCTGAAGCTGGGCAGCGATTCCGGGCTGGCGTTGATCCAGCCATTGCGCGCCCTGCGTGCGGACATGCGGATCCTGCTGGTAACCGGCTACGCCAGCATCGCCACCGCGGTGGAGGCGATCAAGCTGGGTGCGGATGATTACCTGCCGAAACCGGCGACGGTGCCGATGATCCTGCGTGCACTGGGCGAGGAAGACGACGGCCCGGCCGATGACGGCGAAATGGAAGTGCCCGACGCGATGACGCCGATCAGTCGCCTGCAGTGGGAACACATCCAGCAGGCGATGCACGAGACCGGTGGCAATGTGTCGGCCGCCGCACGCCTGCTCGGCATGCACCGGCGCTCGCTGCAGCGCAAGCTGGCCAAGCGGCCGAGCCCGGAACGCGACCCGAGTCGCTGA
- a CDS encoding ATP-binding protein: protein MTGPDAPFLRTLCSLRWLAVAGQAATILVATWVLGLPLPQLPLWAGVAVLAVFNLYTQLRPEPDDTAPLTAFGHILVDVIILTWMVGWSGGIANPFGSLFLILIALAAFALPLRWALAVATACLLGYAASGLFGQPLPSGYFRALDLNRWGVVANFLLSAAVVLTFSTRLAMALRVRELELSALRERFARNEGIVALATHAASVAHELNTPLATMTLLADDVAERSEEPEVREDMETLRELLVQCRERVLALAAPASTDGPGRSHSSAQQVLEQWRLVRPTIDLHRNDDAPLRLPLDPGVGHLLMVLLNNAADAGEQAGRPRVDLELRIDGEDLIGEVRDYGHGFNARAAVLPGKLFGSSKSEGMGVGLALSHATIERLQGEMWMRPAQGAGSRVGFRLPLAPHEETP, encoded by the coding sequence ATGACCGGTCCCGACGCCCCCTTCCTACGCACCCTGTGCAGCCTGCGCTGGCTGGCCGTGGCCGGCCAGGCCGCGACGATCCTGGTCGCGACCTGGGTCCTCGGCCTGCCGCTGCCGCAGCTGCCGCTGTGGGCGGGCGTGGCCGTGCTGGCCGTGTTCAACCTGTATACGCAGCTGCGCCCGGAACCGGACGACACCGCGCCGCTGACCGCGTTCGGCCACATCCTGGTCGATGTGATCATCCTGACCTGGATGGTCGGCTGGAGCGGCGGCATCGCCAATCCCTTCGGCTCGCTGTTCCTGATCCTGATCGCGCTGGCCGCCTTCGCCCTGCCCCTGCGCTGGGCCCTGGCGGTGGCCACCGCCTGCCTGCTCGGCTACGCCGCCAGCGGCCTGTTCGGGCAACCGCTGCCGAGCGGCTACTTCCGCGCACTCGATCTCAACCGCTGGGGCGTGGTCGCCAACTTCCTGCTGTCGGCGGCGGTGGTGCTGACCTTCTCCACCCGCCTGGCGATGGCCCTGCGCGTGCGCGAACTGGAACTGTCGGCGCTGCGCGAACGCTTCGCCCGCAATGAAGGCATCGTCGCCCTGGCCACCCATGCCGCCTCGGTGGCGCACGAGCTGAACACCCCGCTGGCGACCATGACCCTGCTCGCCGACGATGTGGCCGAGCGCAGCGAGGAACCTGAAGTACGCGAGGACATGGAAACCCTGCGCGAGCTGCTGGTGCAATGCCGTGAGCGCGTGCTGGCGCTGGCTGCACCGGCCTCCACCGACGGCCCCGGCCGCAGCCATTCCAGTGCCCAGCAGGTGCTGGAACAGTGGCGGCTGGTGCGCCCGACCATCGACCTGCACCGCAATGACGATGCACCGCTGCGCCTGCCGCTGGACCCCGGCGTCGGCCACCTGCTGATGGTGCTGCTGAACAACGCCGCCGATGCCGGCGAACAGGCCGGGCGACCGCGCGTGGACCTGGAGCTGCGGATCGACGGCGAGGATCTGATCGGCGAAGTGCGCGACTACGGCCATGGCTTCAACGCGCGCGCCGCGGTGCTGCCGGGCAAGCTGTTCGGCAGCAGCAAGAGTGAGGGCATGGGCGTCGGCCTGGCCCTGTCCCACGCCACCATCGAACGCCTGCAGGGCGAGATGTGGATGCGCCCGGCGCAAGGCGCCGGCAGCCGCGTCGGCTTCCGCCTGCCCCTGGCTCCCCACGAGGAAACCCCATGA
- the ispG gene encoding flavodoxin-dependent (E)-4-hydroxy-3-methylbut-2-enyl-diphosphate synthase, producing the protein MHDAVTRPTQPSDATAWSRRQTHAVQIGGVTVGGGKPVVVQSMTNTDTSDVASSVKQVAELWRAGSEMVRLTVNTVEAAAAIPRIVDKLAMMGIDVPLIGDFHYNGHQLLTAEPACAEALAKYRINPGNVGFGKKKDLQFAQLIEFAIRYNKPVRIGANWGSLDQALAAKLMDENNHREQPWDAGRVLREALIRSALDSAEQAVEIGLPRDRIILSAKVSGVQELIAVYRDLAQRSDFALHLGLTEAGIGSKGIVASAAALSVLLQEGIGDTIRISLTPEPGQSRTQEVIVAQELLQTTGQRAFTPLVTACPGCGRTTSEFFQELAKVVQNHVREKMPVWKVQHPGAENMTLAVMGCIVNGPGESRHANIGISLPGTGETPAAPVFVDGEKKVTLRGDNIAQEFVALIDDYVEQKYVRIAG; encoded by the coding sequence ATGCACGACGCCGTCACCCGCCCGACCCAACCCTCCGATGCCACCGCCTGGTCCCGTCGCCAGACCCATGCCGTCCAGATCGGCGGGGTCACCGTAGGTGGCGGCAAGCCCGTGGTGGTGCAGTCGATGACCAACACCGACACCTCCGACGTCGCCTCCAGCGTGAAGCAGGTGGCCGAGTTGTGGCGGGCCGGTTCGGAAATGGTGCGGTTGACCGTCAACACTGTCGAGGCGGCCGCGGCCATTCCGCGCATCGTCGACAAGCTGGCGATGATGGGCATCGACGTGCCGCTGATCGGTGACTTCCACTACAACGGCCACCAGCTGCTGACGGCCGAGCCGGCCTGTGCCGAAGCGCTCGCCAAGTACCGCATCAACCCGGGCAACGTCGGCTTCGGCAAGAAGAAGGACCTGCAGTTCGCCCAGCTGATCGAGTTCGCCATCCGCTACAACAAGCCGGTGCGCATCGGTGCCAACTGGGGCTCGCTGGACCAGGCCCTGGCGGCGAAGCTGATGGACGAGAACAACCATCGCGAACAGCCCTGGGACGCCGGCCGCGTGCTGCGCGAGGCGCTGATCCGTTCGGCGCTGGATTCGGCCGAGCAGGCGGTGGAAATCGGCCTGCCGCGCGATCGCATCATTCTTTCGGCCAAGGTCAGCGGCGTGCAGGAACTGATCGCGGTGTACCGCGACCTGGCCCAGCGTTCGGATTTCGCCCTGCACCTGGGCCTGACCGAAGCCGGCATCGGCAGCAAGGGCATCGTCGCCTCGGCGGCGGCGCTGAGCGTGCTGCTGCAGGAAGGCATCGGTGACACCATTCGCATTTCGCTGACGCCCGAGCCGGGCCAGTCGCGTACGCAGGAAGTGATCGTCGCCCAGGAACTGCTGCAGACCACCGGCCAGCGCGCCTTCACCCCGCTGGTCACCGCCTGCCCGGGCTGCGGCCGCACCACCTCCGAGTTCTTCCAGGAACTGGCCAAGGTCGTGCAGAACCACGTGCGCGAGAAGATGCCGGTCTGGAAGGTGCAGCACCCGGGTGCGGAGAACATGACCCTGGCGGTGATGGGTTGCATCGTCAATGGTCCGGGTGAGTCGCGCCACGCCAACATCGGCATTTCCCTGCCGGGTACCGGCGAAACGCCGGCCGCGCCGGTGTTCGTCGACGGCGAGAAGAAGGTGACCCTGCGTGGCGACAACATCGCCCAGGAATTCGTTGCCCTGATCGACGACTACGTCGAACAGAAGTATGTCCGGATCGCCGGGTAA
- a CDS encoding phosphatase PAP2 family protein — MSGSPGKPAILAAPEPASGFRHWMGRNTWRLVLLFAGVLLPLAGFVTLADEVHEFESFHFDAPLLWQMHGLHSPWLDRFFVLLSKLGYEWLLIPADVLIVGLLLWRRRWREATFVAVCFVGSALLNMGSKQFFQRERPSLWESIAPESTFSFPSGHAMGTMTLAATLVLLAWNTRWRWPVLVLAPLFSLLVSLSRVYLGVHYPSDILAGWCAALVWVVGCYLVMFSRRQPWRHRGSPPAAASEAIATGE; from the coding sequence ATGTCCGGATCGCCGGGTAAGCCGGCGATCCTGGCCGCGCCGGAACCGGCGTCCGGCTTCCGACACTGGATGGGGCGCAATACGTGGCGCCTGGTGCTGCTGTTTGCCGGCGTGCTGCTGCCGCTGGCCGGCTTTGTCACCCTGGCCGATGAAGTCCACGAGTTCGAGTCCTTCCACTTCGACGCCCCGCTGCTGTGGCAGATGCACGGGCTGCATTCGCCGTGGCTGGACCGTTTCTTCGTGCTGCTGTCCAAGCTGGGCTACGAGTGGCTGCTGATTCCCGCCGACGTGCTGATCGTCGGCCTGCTGCTGTGGCGCCGCCGCTGGCGCGAGGCCACCTTCGTGGCGGTGTGCTTCGTCGGGTCGGCGCTGCTGAACATGGGCAGCAAGCAGTTCTTCCAGCGCGAGCGGCCCAGCCTGTGGGAATCGATCGCGCCGGAATCGACGTTCAGCTTCCCCAGCGGCCATGCGATGGGCACCATGACCCTGGCCGCGACCCTGGTGCTGCTGGCGTGGAACACCCGCTGGCGCTGGCCGGTGCTGGTGCTGGCGCCGCTGTTCAGCCTGCTGGTCAGCCTCTCGCGGGTCTACCTGGGGGTGCATTACCCCTCCGATATCCTCGCCGGATGGTGTGCGGCGCTGGTTTGGGTGGTAGGGTGCTATCTGGTCATGTTCAGTCGCCGGCAACCTTGGCGACACCGCGGTTCGCCGCCAGCAGCGGCCAGCGAAGCGATCGCAACAGGGGAGTGA
- a CDS encoding response regulator, which produces MTIRVYLVDDHALVRTGMKMILSGETDIEVVGEAETGEDGLREIRQLLPDVVLCDLHLPGVSGMEVTERIVRGHRATRVVIVSVLEDGPLPKRLLEAGAAGYIGKGCDAQELLRAVRDVAAGRRYLGTSIAQNLALSTVEGNASPFDTLSPRELEVALLLTQGLRQEDIARRLSLSAKTVNTHKARLFEKMGISDNIALARMASQYGLVDPARPL; this is translated from the coding sequence ATGACGATTCGAGTCTACCTGGTGGACGACCACGCGCTGGTCCGCACCGGTATGAAGATGATCTTGTCGGGTGAAACCGACATCGAGGTGGTGGGCGAAGCGGAGACCGGCGAAGACGGCCTGCGCGAGATCCGCCAGCTGCTGCCGGACGTGGTGCTGTGCGACCTGCACCTGCCGGGTGTCAGTGGCATGGAAGTGACCGAGCGCATCGTCCGTGGCCACCGCGCCACGCGCGTGGTGATCGTCTCCGTGCTGGAAGACGGCCCGCTGCCGAAGCGACTGCTGGAGGCGGGTGCCGCCGGCTACATCGGCAAGGGCTGCGATGCGCAGGAGCTGCTGCGTGCGGTGCGTGACGTGGCGGCCGGGCGCCGTTACCTGGGCACCAGCATCGCGCAGAACCTGGCGCTGTCCACGGTGGAAGGCAATGCCTCGCCGTTCGATACGCTGTCGCCGCGCGAGCTGGAAGTGGCGCTGCTGCTGACCCAGGGCCTGCGCCAGGAAGACATCGCGCGGCGCCTGAGCCTGAGCGCGAAGACGGTGAACACGCACAAGGCGCGGTTGTTCGAGAAGATGGGGATCAGCGACAACATCGCGCTGGCGCGCATGGCCAGCCAGTACGGGCTGGTGGATCCGGCACGGCCGCTGTAA
- the eda gene encoding bifunctional 4-hydroxy-2-oxoglutarate aldolase/2-dehydro-3-deoxy-phosphogluconate aldolase — translation MGIEQHQVKAAELLRAAGILPVVTIHTLDQARAVSAALLEGGLPAIELTLRTPVAMEALAMLKRELPDVVVGAGTVLTVEQMQQSIDAGADFLVTPGTPPVLADALAAAPLPVVPGAATPTELLSLYARGFRVCKLFPATAVGGLAMIKGLAGPVADLKLCPTGGITENTAAEYLEQKNVVCIGGSWMVPGNWIADGEWDKVRASAADAAKIIKRVRGH, via the coding sequence ATGGGTATCGAACAACATCAGGTGAAGGCGGCGGAACTGCTGCGTGCGGCGGGCATTCTGCCGGTGGTGACGATTCATACGCTGGACCAGGCGCGTGCGGTGAGTGCGGCGCTGCTGGAAGGTGGGCTGCCGGCCATCGAGCTGACGCTGCGTACGCCGGTGGCGATGGAAGCGCTGGCGATGCTCAAGCGTGAGCTGCCCGACGTGGTGGTGGGTGCGGGTACGGTGCTGACCGTGGAGCAGATGCAGCAGTCGATCGATGCGGGCGCGGATTTCCTGGTGACGCCGGGTACGCCGCCGGTGCTGGCCGATGCGCTGGCGGCGGCGCCGCTGCCGGTGGTGCCGGGTGCGGCCACGCCGACCGAGCTGCTGTCGCTCTACGCGCGCGGCTTCCGCGTGTGCAAGCTGTTCCCGGCGACGGCCGTGGGTGGCCTGGCGATGATCAAGGGCCTGGCTGGCCCGGTTGCCGACCTGAAGCTGTGCCCGACAGGTGGCATCACCGAAAACACCGCCGCCGAGTACCTGGAGCAGAAGAACGTGGTCTGCATCGGTGGCTCGTGGATGGTGCCGGGCAACTGGATCGCCGACGGCGAGTGGGACAAGGTGCGCGCCAGCGCCGCCGACGCCGCGAAGATCATCAAGCGCGTCCGCGGCCACTGA